The nucleotide sequence TCAATAATATTTCCGCTGGTGGAACAGCCCATATAGGGCGTGTCCGGAAATATTTCTTCCACTGCCGCACATACAGACTGCAGCACTTCCGGCTCCAGTACTTCGGAATATATCTGAAATATCTTTTGGGAAATCCGCTGTTCTTCACACCAGCGTCTGGATTCTGAAAGTTCTCCGGAAAATACTTCCGGATCATGATATTCAAATTGAAATTATTTCATAACCGCCCCGTACCTTTCTGCAAAAACACCGTCTCTATCTGGTTTTTATTATAACAGATTCCGGGGCTTTTTCAATGAGAAAGCTCCGGAATCCATATTTGAAATAAATGTCAGAATATCAGAATTTGTTAAAAGGGTTCTTATACTCGGCCACAATGCCAAGCTGTTCCTCCACTCTGAGAAGCTGGTTGTATTTGGCCGTACGTTCTGCCCGGCAGGGGGCTCCCGTCTTAATCTGGCCTGCATTTACCGCCACTGCCAGATCGGCGATAAAGGTATCCTCCGTTTCGCCGGAACGGTGGGAAATCACAGCCCGGTAAGCATTTTTATGGGCAGTTTCGATAGCTTCCATGGCCTCTGTCAGCGTCCCGATCTGATTAACCTTAATCAGTATGGCATTTGCAGTTTTCAGCTTGATTCCCGCGTCCAGACGTTTCGTATTGGTTACAAACAAATCGTCGCCCACAAGCTGAATCCGTTCACCCAGGCATTCTGTCATGGCCTGCCATCCGTCCCAGTCCTCCTCATCCAGACCGTCCTCAATGGAAATAATGGGAAATTTCTCAATCAGCTCTGTGTAATATGCAATCATATCGCCGGTATTGCGGGCAACCTTTTCCCCTTTGACACGGGATTCTCCCGGAAAATGATACAATCCTGTCTTCTCATCGTACAGCTCGCTGGCTGCCGCGTCCAGGGCTATTTTAAAATCTTCTCCCGGCACATATCCGGACGCCTGCACGGCCTGAATAATCAGTTCCAGCACGGAAACAGTATCCGGCAAATCCGGCGCGAAGCCTCCTTCGTCTCCCACTGCTGTGGAGAGGCCTTCTTTTTCGCAGATTTTTTTCAGATTATGATATACCTCCGCGCACATGCGCAGTCCTTCCCGGAAACTTTTCGCGCCCACCGGCATAATCATAAATTCCTGAAAATCCACGGTGTTGTCTGCATGGCGGCCTCCGTTTAAAATATTCATCATTGGAACCGGCATCTGTCTGGCGCTG is from Lachnospiraceae bacterium JLR.KK002 and encodes:
- the eno gene encoding phosphopyruvate hydratase; amino-acid sequence: MSLCLKITEVHAREILDSRGNPTVEADVTVETTSNGKKTTGRAAVPSGASTGQFEAVELRDGEPRYFGLGVQNAVKHVNDKIAKALTGKNALNQVEIDRILIAEDGTDDKINLGANAMLSVSLAVARAAAKAMELPLYQYLGGVSARQMPVPMMNILNGGRHADNTVDFQEFMIMPVGAKSFREGLRMCAEVYHNLKKICEKEGLSTAVGDEGGFAPDLPDTVSVLELIIQAVQASGYVPGEDFKIALDAAASELYDEKTGLYHFPGESRVKGEKVARNTGDMIAYYTELIEKFPIISIEDGLDEEDWDGWQAMTECLGERIQLVGDDLFVTNTKRLDAGIKLKTANAILIKVNQIGTLTEAMEAIETAHKNAYRAVISHRSGETEDTFIADLAVAVNAGQIKTGAPCRAERTAKYNQLLRVEEQLGIVAEYKNPFNKF